From the genome of Ananas comosus cultivar F153 linkage group 18, ASM154086v1, whole genome shotgun sequence, one region includes:
- the LOC109724376 gene encoding sanguinarine reductase produces MAMALNLLSPSTHRHLPFSSEKPPRSSPFPLPNHRALCFPLSPRSASSRSCARDAALLARAVKQEEEQAQPVELDETQTPKSPQSSSKLVLVVGGTGGVGQLIVASLLSRKIKSRLLLRDPSKAVSLFGEQVDDILEVRKGDTRNPNDLDPAIFEGVTHVICCTGTTAFPSKRWEGDNTPERVDWEGIRNLVMALPRTLSRFVLVSSVGVTKYNELPWSIMNLFGVLKFKKMGEDFVRNSGIPYTIIRAGRLTDGPYTSYDLNTLLKATAGERRAVVVSQGDKLVGEVSRLVVAEACIQALDIDFTEGQIYEINSVKGEGPGSNTEKWRELFRAAQIS; encoded by the exons ATGGCCATGGCTCTGAACCTCCTCTCTCCCTCAACCCACCGCcacctccccttctcctctGAGAAACCCCCCAGAAGCTCCCCATTCCCACTGCCCAATCACAGGGCCCTTTGCTTTCCCCTCTCCCCAAGGAGCGCTTCTTCAAGAAGCTGCGCAAGAGATGCAGCGCTTTTGGCCCGAGCTGTGAagcaggaggaggagcaggCCCAGCCTGTGGAATTGGATGAAACCCAGACGCCCAAATCGCCTCAATCCTCCTCCAAGCTCGTTCTCGTCGTCGGCGGCACCGGCGGCGTTG GGCAACTGATAGTGGCATCTTTGCTGAGCAGAAAAATTAAATCTCGTTTGCTGCTGAGAGATCCATCGAAAGCAGTATCTCTTTTTGGCGAACAAGTTGACGATATCCTAGAG GTAAGGAAGGGGGACACAAGAAATCCTAATGATCTGGATCCAGCTATTTTCGAG GGAGTCACGCACGTGATTTGCTGCACTGGAACCACCGCATTCCCCTCAAAGCGCTGGGAGGGAGACAATACCCCTGAGCGAGTAG ATTGGGAGGGCATTCGGAATCTCGTAATGGCATTGCCTCGGACATTAAGCAGATTTGTTCTTGTTTCATCTGTTGGTGTAACAAAATATAATGAACTACCGTGGAG CATTATGAACCTTTTTGGTGTTCTTAAATTCAAGAAGATGGGAGAGGATTTTGTTCGCAACTCGGGTATACCCTACACCATTATAAG GGCTGGAAGATTAACTGATGGACCCTACACTTCCTATGATCTCAATACTCTGCTTAAAGCAACTGCTGGGGAACGTCGTGCAGTCGTCGTAAGTCAAG GAGACAAACTTGTGGGAGAGGTTAGCAGACTTGTTGTAGCAGAAGCCTGCATACAAGCTTTGGACATCGACTTCACTGAAGGGCAAATATACGAAATCAATTCAGTTAAG GGAGAGGGACCTGGAAGCAACACCGAGAAATGGAGAGAACTTTTTAGAGCTGCTCAGATAAGTTAG